The Vicia villosa cultivar HV-30 ecotype Madison, WI linkage group LG1, Vvil1.0, whole genome shotgun sequence genome includes a region encoding these proteins:
- the LOC131627320 gene encoding uncharacterized protein LOC131627320, whose protein sequence is MSELYDFRPICLVGCMYKALSKLLAARLKKVLDSIVSKSQSVFVPSRQLMDGVLVVNEVVDYAAKTKKGIFLFKVNFENAYNTVTWNNLRNMLKRTRFGDLWLNWMEAMVFTTWTSVLVNESPTFDFEVEKGLRQGDLLSPFLFALVAYGLSGLVRKASEIGEFSRFKVEESCIADILQYVDDTLLIGEGNWRHVWSLKAILRGFEMASGLRVNFHKSRLIRINISIHMFMAASNFLSCRIEEKAFSFIGIPIGSNPRRISTGNRYCPS, encoded by the coding sequence ACTCTTAGCGGCAAGATTAAAGAAAGTCTTAGATAGTATTGTGTCAAAGAGCCAGAGTGTTTTCGTCCCGAGTAGACAATTGATGGATGGGGTTCTCGTTGTCAATGAGGTTGTAGATTATGCAGCAAAGACGAAGAAAGgaatttttctttttaaagttAATTTTGAAAATGCATACAATACGGTAACTTGGAACAATCTTAGAAACATGTTGAAAAGGACGAGATTTGGAGACTTATGGCTCAATTGGATGGAAGCGATGGTTTTTACTACTTGGACGTCGGTTTTGGTTAACGAAAGTCCCACCTTTGATTTTGAGGTGGAAAAGGGTCTTAGACAAGGGGACCTGCTTTCCCCATTTTTGTTTGCATTAGTGGCATATGGCTTATCAGGGTTAGTCAGGAAGGCTTCAGAGATTGGGGAGTTCTCGAGATTTAAGGTGGAAGAGAGTTGCATTGCGGATATACTTCAATACGTGGATGATACACTATTGATAGGGGAAGGAAATTGGAGACACGTATGGTCTCTTAAAGCTATTTTAAGAGGTTTTGAGATGGCGTCAGGGCTGCGTGTCAATTTTCACAAGAGTAGGTTAATCAGGATTAATATTAGTATTCACATGTTTATGGCTGCATCTAATTTCCTATCGTGTAGGATAGAAGAAAAGGCCTTTTCTTTTATCGGGATTCCCATAGGCTCTAATCCTAGAAGAATTTCAACTGGAAACCGTTATTGTCCAAGTTAA